In Nitrospira sp., the following proteins share a genomic window:
- a CDS encoding DUF3565 domain-containing protein, with the protein MKQKIVGFHQDAHGDWVADLACGHGQHVRHQPPMSVRPWVLTEEGRRARLTSELSCLRCEEPPSG; encoded by the coding sequence ATGAAACAGAAGATCGTCGGCTTTCATCAGGATGCGCACGGGGATTGGGTAGCCGATCTGGCCTGCGGCCATGGGCAGCACGTTCGGCACCAGCCGCCGATGAGCGTTCGGCCGTGGGTGCTGACCGAGGAAGGCCGGAGGGCGAGGCTCACCAGCGAACTCTCCTGCCTGCGCTGCGAAGAGCCTCCATCAGGCTAA